CCAGGTGCATCCTGGGTCTTTCCAGCTTCTTCCGGGCCTTCACCTCCTGGAACCATCTGATCCCCTGAAAGATAGCATTTAGATCAGAGTTGACCCTGATTCTGTTATGGACCTGAGGCGCAACTCCTGCGAGCGAGAAACCCACAAAATCAAGACCCGCGCCTATCAGTTCAACGATGCGTTGCTGCGTCAAACCCACACCGCTGGTGACAAAACCGACCTCGGGCCCCTCTGCTTTTACAAGGCGCACACATTCTGCAAGGTTCTTGTGCAGGAGCGACTCGCCCCACCCTTCAAGCACAACGGTTTCGACATCATTGAGGTAGGGCAATACCTTTCTGAAATCATCCAGTGCCATCTCCTCATAGTGCCAGTCGACAGCGCACACACGGACACACATGCGGCATTCGAGGGGACAGCGGGTTGTAAGTTCAATCTGCCACGCAGAAAATCGCTTCTGCTTCTTTTTTCTCCGGAATCGCCCTATCAAGTCCTCAATCACGGCTGTCTACAGTCTCTCCAGTAGTGTTTGAATTGAGCTCTTGGT
This DNA window, taken from Syntrophorhabdales bacterium, encodes the following:
- a CDS encoding radical SAM protein yields the protein MIEDLIGRFRRKKKQKRFSAWQIELTTRCPLECRMCVRVCAVDWHYEEMALDDFRKVLPYLNDVETVVLEGWGESLLHKNLAECVRLVKAEGPEVGFVTSGVGLTQQRIVELIGAGLDFVGFSLAGVAPQVHNRIRVNSDLNAIFQGIRWFQEVKARKKLERPRMHLVFLMLQDNLSELEGLPALAHELGVKEIVLLNIIQIGSDWQDQQKIFSCTSGEARYEEMFARLSTEAQRLGVKVRMPSSVATDVAVCDENPLGNLYIASNGEVSPCVYLFPPVGSPFKRIYCGQE